The DNA region GCGCTTGAGTTCCTTGCTGGAGAGCCGTGCTTTGAACGCAAAGAACCGCATGTAGATTGAGTTCTGGGACTGTCCTGTGTGGAAGGCCTGGACGGCGTCCGCATCGGTAGGATGGATGGGTCTCAAGTGGGCGGTCCCGCCGTCCCGCAGGACGACATCGGCTTCCCAATGTTCCGGATATATGCCGTCCCCGGGCTGATCCACCATAGGCTTAGCCTAGCCAAAAACTCCCGCAGCACACCCTGAGTACCCCCAGAAGGATTTACCAGCCCCATGGCACGCCGCCAAAGTCCAGCCCCCGCAGTGGATTCCAGCCCGGATTACACCGAGAACATCGTGGATATCGACGTCACTTCCGAGATGGAAGGCTCCTTCCTGGAGTACGCGTATTCTGTGATCTACTCCAGGGCCCTGCCTGACGCCAGGGACGGGCTCAAGCCGGTCCAGCGCCGCATCCTCTACATGATGAGCGATATGGGCCTGCGCCCGGACCGTGGCCACGTCAAAAGTGCGCGCGTGGTGGGCGAGGTCATGGGAAAGCTCCACCCGCACGGAGACACGGCCATCTACGACGCCATGGTGCGCATGGCCCAGGACTTTTCGCTGCGGCTGCCGCTCATTGACGGCCACGGCAACTTCGGATCGCTCGACGACGGCCCGGCGGCTCCCCGGTATACGGAGGCCCGGCTCGCGGCGGCCGCGCTGACGCTCACGGACCACCTCGACGAAGATGTGGTGGACTTTGTCCCCAACTATGACAACCAGCTGACCCAGCCAGAAGTCCTCCCGGCGGCCTTCCCCAACCTGCTGGTCAACGGAGCCACGGGTATCGCCGTCGGCATGGCAACCAACATGGCCCCGCACAACCTGGTGGAGGTCATCTCCGCCGCGCGCCACCTGATTGCCCATCCGGACGCAACTCTGGATGACCTCATGCGGTTTGTGCCCGGCCCGGACCTGCCCACGGGCGGACGGATCGTGGGGCTGGACGGCATCCGCGATGCCTACGCCACCGGGCGCGGCTCCTTCAAGACCCGGGCGAAGGTGGAGATCGAGCAGCTTTCGGCCCGCCGCACCGGCCTGGTGGTCACTGAACTGCCGTACATGGTGGGGCCTGAAAAGGTGATCGAGAAGATCAAGGACGCCGTCAACGGCAAGAAGCTGACGGGGATCAGCGACATCGTTGACCTGACAGACCGCAAACATGGCCTGCGGCTGGTCATTGAGCTCAAGAACGGATTCAATCCGAACGCCGTGCTCCAGCAGCTCTACCGTTACTCGCCCATGGAAGACTCGTTCGGCATCAACAATGTGACGCTGGTGGACGGGCAGCCACAGACTCTGGGGCTGGTGGAGCTGCTTTCCGTGTATGTGGGGCACCGCCTGGACGTGGTGCGCCGCCGCACGGCGTTCCGGCTGGGCAAGAAGAAGGACCGCCTGCACCTGGTGGAGGGCCTGCTGATCGCCATCGTGGACATCGACGAGGTCATCCAGATCATCCGCTCCTCCGACGAGGCCGCGGCGGCCCGGGTCCGGCTGATGTCCATCTACGACCTCTCCGAGATCCAGGCCAACTACATCCTGGAACTGCGGCTCCGTCAGCTGACCAAGTACTCGCGGATCGAGCTGGAGAAGGAACAGGATGAGCTGCGCCGCGAGATCGCCGAGCTCGAGGCCATCCTCGGGTCCGAGGAGCGCCTGCGCGGACTGGTGTCCAGTGAACTCGGCGAGATCGCCGAGAAATACGGAACACCCCGGCGGACGGTGCTGCTCGAATCGGAGGCCGTCTCCCCCACCGTGGCCGCTGACCTCTCCGCGGCCCCGGGCGGCAGGGGAAAGGCCGCTCCGCTGGCGCTGGAGATTGCTGACGACCCCTGTTGGGCCATCCTCACCGCGTCCGGCCAGATCGCGCGCACCTCCAACCAGGAGCCTCTGGCCGAGTCTGGTCCCCGTTCCAAACATGATGTGTTCCGGTCCGTGGTCAAGACCTCCGCGCGCGGCGAGATTGCCGCCGTCACGTCCCAGGGGCGCATGCTGCGCATGCAGGTGATGGACATGCCGGTACTGCCCCCGATGTCCGGGCTGCCGAACCTTGCCGGCGGTGTACAGGCCAAGGACTTCATCACGCTGCTGAAGGGCGAATCGCTGATCGCGTTCGCCCCGCTGGACGAGGTACTCGCCATCGGGACCGCCCAGGGCGTGATCAAGCGTGTGCAGCCTGACTATCCCCTGAACCGCGAGGACTGGGAAGTGATTGCGCTCAAGGACAAGGATTCCGTGGTGGGCGTGGCCCCGGCCGGTTCGGAGGACGCCGACCTGGTGTTCCTGACCCGGCAGGCCCAGCTGCTGCGGTTCGATGCGGCTGTGGTCCGCCCGCAGGGCAGGACCGCCGGGGGGATGGCGGGCATCAAGCTGTCCCCGGATGACCAGGTCCTGTTCTTCGGTGTGGTTCCCGCGCAGGACGACGCCGCCGTGGTGGTCACCATCGCCGGCACTGACGGCGCCCTTCCGGGGACTGCCCCGGGCGCGGCGAAGGTCACCGCGTTCTCCGAGTACCCGGTCAAGGGCCGCGCCACAGCCGGTGTCCGTGCCCACAGGTTCCTCAAAGGCGAAGACACGCTGCTGCTGGCCTGGGCAGGGCATGGGCCGGCCAAGGCTTCGTCGTCCGCCGGCGTAGCCCGGTCCCTGCCGCAGGAGCACGGCAGGCGCGACGGGTCCGGAATTCCGCTGTCCCAGCCCGTAGATGTGATCGGCCCCACCATGGCCTGGCCGGATCCGGCCTAGACTTCTGGCATGCCTATCATTCCTGAT from Arthrobacter pascens includes:
- a CDS encoding DNA gyrase/topoisomerase IV subunit A, whose product is MARRQSPAPAVDSSPDYTENIVDIDVTSEMEGSFLEYAYSVIYSRALPDARDGLKPVQRRILYMMSDMGLRPDRGHVKSARVVGEVMGKLHPHGDTAIYDAMVRMAQDFSLRLPLIDGHGNFGSLDDGPAAPRYTEARLAAAALTLTDHLDEDVVDFVPNYDNQLTQPEVLPAAFPNLLVNGATGIAVGMATNMAPHNLVEVISAARHLIAHPDATLDDLMRFVPGPDLPTGGRIVGLDGIRDAYATGRGSFKTRAKVEIEQLSARRTGLVVTELPYMVGPEKVIEKIKDAVNGKKLTGISDIVDLTDRKHGLRLVIELKNGFNPNAVLQQLYRYSPMEDSFGINNVTLVDGQPQTLGLVELLSVYVGHRLDVVRRRTAFRLGKKKDRLHLVEGLLIAIVDIDEVIQIIRSSDEAAAARVRLMSIYDLSEIQANYILELRLRQLTKYSRIELEKEQDELRREIAELEAILGSEERLRGLVSSELGEIAEKYGTPRRTVLLESEAVSPTVAADLSAAPGGRGKAAPLALEIADDPCWAILTASGQIARTSNQEPLAESGPRSKHDVFRSVVKTSARGEIAAVTSQGRMLRMQVMDMPVLPPMSGLPNLAGGVQAKDFITLLKGESLIAFAPLDEVLAIGTAQGVIKRVQPDYPLNREDWEVIALKDKDSVVGVAPAGSEDADLVFLTRQAQLLRFDAAVVRPQGRTAGGMAGIKLSPDDQVLFFGVVPAQDDAAVVVTIAGTDGALPGTAPGAAKVTAFSEYPVKGRATAGVRAHRFLKGEDTLLLAWAGHGPAKASSSAGVARSLPQEHGRRDGSGIPLSQPVDVIGPTMAWPDPA